In Candidatus Paceibacterota bacterium, the following proteins share a genomic window:
- a CDS encoding MraY family glycosyltransferase, with the protein MSNIALYIQPFFLALFASIALTFFVAKMSRKYDLLRMRTTSGSLERPISRFGGASMIISFLLIFSLSRELVFDVLKTGIAVSSVMILIFGIYDDLKDVSWKKQLLVQISVALIMIYSGLTVDYIANPLGGKEFRLDQFVIGDYSVLGSLFVLFWIVGFMNVMNWLDGSDGLAGGVGFIGAVTLFIISISDIVNQPPLAIMAIALAGSTLGFLIFNMHPARIFMGTSGSYFLGFMLSVLAIFSGGKIATALLIMGFPIIDAMWVMAVRMRSGNSPFTGDATHLHYRLLKRGWSQKKIAYFVYVICAVFAVAAIFFQNIGKIISLILLFVLANYLIYEFGIKGEKGKIIDTKQ; encoded by the coding sequence ATGTCAAATATAGCACTATATATACAACCATTTTTTCTGGCACTCTTCGCAAGCATTGCGCTGACTTTTTTTGTCGCTAAAATGTCGAGGAAATATGATCTTCTCCGGATGAGGACAACAAGCGGATCCTTGGAGAGGCCAATCTCCCGATTCGGCGGAGCATCGATGATAATATCATTTTTATTGATATTTTCTCTGAGCAGAGAGCTCGTTTTTGACGTGCTAAAGACCGGAATAGCTGTATCGTCGGTGATGATTTTAATATTCGGCATTTATGACGACCTTAAGGATGTGTCCTGGAAAAAACAGTTGCTGGTCCAGATATCCGTAGCTCTTATAATGATATATTCGGGGTTGACCGTCGATTATATCGCAAACCCGCTTGGCGGCAAAGAGTTTCGTCTGGATCAGTTTGTGATCGGTGATTATTCTGTTTTGGGATCTCTTTTCGTGTTGTTCTGGATCGTCGGATTTATGAATGTCATGAATTGGCTCGATGGTTCGGATGGCCTCGCGGGAGGAGTCGGTTTTATCGGAGCGGTCACATTGTTCATTATCAGCATTTCTGATATTGTAAATCAGCCGCCGCTTGCGATCATGGCCATAGCCCTGGCCGGTTCGACACTTGGCTTTTTGATATTCAATATGCATCCGGCAAGGATCTTCATGGGAACAAGCGGTTCGTATTTTTTGGGTTTTATGCTGTCAGTTCTTGCCATATTTTCGGGAGGGAAGATAGCGACCGCGCTTCTTATTATGGGGTTTCCGATAATTGATGCCATGTGGGTAATGGCAGTGAGAATGAGATCGGGAAATTCTCCTTTTACGGGAGATGCGACCCATCTTCATTATCGTCTATTGAAAAGGGGATGGTCACAGAAAAAGATCGCATATTTTGTCTATGTGATATGCGCTGTGTTTGCAGTTGCTGCCATATTTTTTCAAAATATCGGAAAAATAATATCTTTGATCCTGCTTTTCGTTCTGGCGAATTATCTGATCTATGAATTCGGCATAAAGGGCGAAAAGGGCAAAATTATTGACACAAAGCAGTAA
- a CDS encoding glycosyltransferase family 2 protein, producing MNEEKFYFPTSKPKERKERYIQRAIEMLPGIVSWSFLIGGVYVSYNFPVIIAVFIIIFDLYWMVKVFYITVFAIYGYRRMKIWEGMDWLAKCRELAGERDDAEKVRFENVYQLIIFPTYKEGLEVLRTTLDCIVNSNYPKEKMIVVVAFEERAGEEAFSRAKILEELYTNKFFAYLTTVHPEGMEGEAKVKGANASWAAEEARIFLDEKGIGYENVIVSTFDSDTCVHPQYFACLAYQFIKNPKRHQLSYQPLPLYNNNIWEANSIVRVIMVSSSFWQIMQSVRYDEMVTFSSHSMSFKTLVAVNYWPRDMISDDSIIYWKCFSYYHGNYHVQPIYLSVSLDAVMAENFLSTIANQYRQQRRWAWGIENIPIVYRSFLHDRKIPILKKISRAWEEFIGRISWGLTPIIISFFGWLPIILGGNNFNQTVLALNLPKVLGYLMTFATIGLIVSMFLSIFLLPKAPYGTSRIKKISMVIQWILAPIIAVPLGALPMLDAQTRMLFGKYMEFWVTKKVRK from the coding sequence ATGAATGAAGAAAAATTTTATTTTCCGACATCCAAGCCGAAAGAACGCAAGGAACGGTATATCCAGAGGGCAATAGAGATGCTGCCGGGGATCGTGAGTTGGTCGTTTTTGATCGGCGGTGTCTATGTGTCGTACAATTTTCCGGTTATTATTGCCGTATTTATAATTATCTTCGATCTTTATTGGATGGTTAAGGTTTTTTATATAACCGTCTTCGCCATATACGGTTACAGGAGAATGAAGATATGGGAAGGCATGGACTGGCTTGCAAAATGCAGAGAATTGGCGGGGGAGAGGGATGATGCTGAAAAGGTCCGATTTGAGAACGTCTATCAGCTGATCATATTTCCCACATATAAAGAAGGGCTCGAGGTTCTCAGAACCACGCTTGACTGTATTGTGAATTCGAATTATCCCAAGGAAAAAATGATCGTTGTCGTTGCTTTCGAGGAAAGGGCGGGCGAGGAAGCTTTTTCGAGGGCGAAGATCCTTGAGGAGCTTTATACAAATAAGTTTTTCGCATATCTTACGACCGTTCATCCGGAAGGCATGGAGGGGGAGGCGAAAGTGAAGGGTGCGAATGCGAGCTGGGCGGCGGAAGAGGCAAGAATATTCCTTGATGAAAAAGGGATCGGATATGAGAATGTCATCGTTTCGACCTTCGATAGCGACACGTGCGTCCATCCGCAGTATTTTGCGTGCCTTGCCTATCAATTCATAAAAAATCCCAAAAGACATCAGCTGAGCTATCAGCCGCTTCCTCTCTATAACAACAATATCTGGGAGGCGAACAGCATTGTCCGCGTCATTATGGTAAGTTCATCGTTCTGGCAGATCATGCAGAGCGTGCGATATGACGAGATGGTGACCTTTTCGAGCCATTCAATGAGCTTCAAGACGCTTGTGGCCGTGAACTATTGGCCCAGGGACATGATATCGGATGACTCGATAATATATTGGAAATGTTTCTCTTATTACCACGGAAATTATCATGTTCAGCCGATCTATCTTTCAGTTTCGCTTGATGCCGTAATGGCGGAGAACTTTCTGAGCACTATCGCGAATCAATACAGGCAGCAGAGAAGATGGGCTTGGGGGATCGAGAATATTCCGATAGTATACAGATCGTTTCTGCATGACAGGAAGATACCCATTTTGAAAAAGATCTCCAGGGCATGGGAGGAGTTTATCGGAAGAATATCGTGGGGGCTTACTCCGATAATCATCTCTTTTTTCGGATGGCTTCCGATCATTCTCGGAGGGAATAATTTCAATCAGACGGTTCTGGCGCTGAACTTGCCGAAAGTTCTGGGATATCTCATGACCTTTGCGACGATCGGCCTGATCGTTTCGATGTTTCTTTCGATCTTCTTGCTCCCGAAGGCCCCCTATGGAACCAGCAGAATAAAAAAAATATCCATGGTTATACAGTGGATATTGGCTCCGATCATAGCAGTCCCTCTTGGAGCGCTTCCGATGCTTGATGCTCAGACAAGAATGCTGTTTGGAAAATATATGGAATTCTGGGTTACAAAAAAGGTGAGGAAATAA